A genomic window from Salvelinus alpinus chromosome 10, SLU_Salpinus.1, whole genome shotgun sequence includes:
- the LOC139532185 gene encoding integrin beta-6-like isoform X1, which translates to MGIAVLLVLILRHWINNVEGTCSVGSAVTCDECLQLGPHCAWCTQENFTDSFLISERCDTPYLLQERGCPQDQVEFPVTNSEVLRDQPLGKKTGNTNITQISPQKMALKLRTGSEVTFQISVQQTEDYPVDIYYLMDLSASMIDDLEMIKDLGSTLSKEMAKLTSKFRLGFGSFVEKPVLPFIKITPGELDNPCRSVDESCLPTFGYKHVLPLTSSTEKFNNIITNQRVSANIDLPECGFDAIMQAAVCGDKIGWRNDSMRLLVFVSDADSHFGMDSKMSGIVVPNDGECHLDSNNEYSMAAHLEYPTLGQLMDKLVENNILLIFAVTENQKHNYENYANFIPGATVGVLESDSRNILELIVTAYKELRSEIELEVLGDTEDLQISFTAICQDGTVLPGQKRCSNVKAGDTVSFNVTVELSECLDGPQRFLIKPVGFQDPLEIDLESLCSCACHQTPEPNSSHCSLGRGSLECGSCLCDPGYMGSKCECTEESAQSSNCKASGAAESCSGQGECYCGQCVCHPSSFGRVYGAYCECDDFSCVRFRGLLCGGHGDCDCGECVCHSGWMGEYCNCSSSRDTCVSEDGVLCSGRGKCVCGKCVCSMPGASGETCERCPTCGDSCSSARTCVECHLQAEDEATEECVQRCSVPHVFVNNSTEYDESRSTLCTLKSENNCFISFSVVAGDIGSTVYNLKTYDCPEPPNIVMIVLGVSLSILTIGLILLGVWKLLISVHDRNEVAKFEAERAKAKWQSGTNPLFRSSTSTFKNVTYKSAGGPKVDIHSMDGY; encoded by the exons ATGGGGATTGCTGTACTTCTGGTCCTGATTCTTCGGCATTGGATCAACAACGTGGAGG GAACATGTTCGGTTGGCAGTGCAGTGACTTGTGACGAGTGTCTCCAGCTTGGTCCCCACTGTGCATGGTGCACACAAGAG AATTTCACAGACTCGTTTTTAATCAGTGAGCGATGTGACACACCGTACCTCCTCCAAGAGAGAGGCTGTCCCCAGGACCAGGTAGAATTCCCAGTGACCAACTCAGAGGTCCTCCGGGACCAGCCTCTCGGGAAGAAGACAGGAAATACCAACATCACACAGATATCACCACAGAAGATGGCCCTCAAACTCAGAACTG gCAGTGAGGTGACCTTCCAGATCAGTGTGCAGCAGACAGAAGACTACCCTGTAGACATCTACTACCTGATGGACCTCTCAGCCTCCATGATTGACGACCTGGAGATGATTAAAGACTTGGGCTCCACCCTGTCCAAGGAGATGGCAAAGCTCACCAGTAAATTCAGACTTGGATTTGGGTCCTTCGTTGAGAAACCAGTCCTCCCGTTCATTAAGATCACTCCTGGAGAGCTGGATAACCCTTGTAG GAGTGTGGATGAGAGCTGTCTGCCAACGTTTGGATACAAGCACGTCCTACCCCTCACCAGCAGCACAGAGAAGTTCAACAATATCATCACCAACCAGCGTGTGTCTGCCAACATCGACCTGCCGGAGTGTGGCTTCGATGCCATTATGCAGGCTGCTGTCTGTGGG GACAAGATAGGCTGGAGGAACGACTCCATGCGTCTGCTGGTGTTTGTGAGCGACGCCGACTCTCACTTTGGGATGGACAGCAAGATGTCAGGCATCGTCGTCCCTAACGACGGAGAGTGCCATCTGGACAGCAACAATGAATACTCTATGGCTGCCCATCTG GAATACCCAACTCTGGGACAGCTGATGGATAAACTGGTGGAGAACAATATCCTGCTTATATTCGCTGTGACGGAAAATCAGAAACACAACTATGAG AACTATGCAAATTTCATACCTGGTGCCACGGTGGGGGTTCTGGAATCAGATTCAAGGAACATCCTGGAACTGATTGTGACGGCGTATAAA GAGCTGCGGTCTGAGATAGAGCTGGAGGTACTAGGAGACACGGAGGATCTACAGATCTCCTTCACAGCGATCTGTCAGGATGGCACGGTACTACCTGGACAGAAACGATGCTCCAACGTCAAAGCTGGAGACACG GTCTCCTTCAACGTGACTGTAGAACTCTCTGAGTGTCTCGACGGTCCCCAGCGTTTCCTCATCAAACCGGTGGGCTTTCAGGACCCCCTGGAGATAGACCTGGAGTCCCTGTGCTCCTGTGCCTGTCACCAGACCCCCGAGCCCAACAGCAGCCACTGCAGCCTGGGCCGGGGATCTCTAGAGTGTGGCTCCTGCCTGTGTGATCCAGGGTACATGGGTTCCAAGTGTGAGTGTACGGAGGAGAGCGCCCAGAGCAGTAACTGCAAGGCCAGTGGCGCTGCGGAGTCCTGTAGCGGGCAAGGGGAGTGTTACTGcggccagtgtgtgtgtcacccgTCTAGTTTCGGACGCGTCTACGGGGCCTACTGCGAGTGTGACGACTTCTCGTGTGTGAGGTTCCGAGGGTTACTCTGTGGAG gtcacgGGGACTGTGACTGCGGCGAGTGTGTGTGTCATAGCGGCTGGATGGGGGAGTACTGTaactgcagcagcagcagggaCACGTGTGTGTCGGAGGACGGAGTGCTGTGCAGCGGACGGGGGAAGTGTGTGTGCgggaagtgtgtgtgttccatgCCCGGagcctctggagagacctgtgaAAGGTGCCCTACCTGTGGAGACTCCTGTAGCTCTGCTAG gaCCTGTGTGGAGTGTCATCTACAAGCAGAAGACGAGGCCACAGAGGAGTGCGTCCAGAGGTGCAGCGTGCCTCACGTCTTTGTCAACAATTCCACAG AATACGACGAGAGCCGGTCCACGCTGTGTACCCTAAAGAGTGAGAACAACTGCTTCATCTCGTTCAGTGTGGTGGCTGGAGACATAGGGAGCACTGTGTACAATCTAAAGACGTACG acTGTCCTGAGCCCCCCAACATAGTTATGATAGTACTGGGggtctctctgtccatcctcACCATCGGCCTCATCCTGCTGGGGGTGTGGAAGCTGCTGATCTCAGTCCACGACCGCAATGAGGTCGCCAAGTTTGAGGCCGAGAGGGCAAAGGCTAAATGGCAGTCG GGTACAAACCCTCTGTTTAGAAGCTCGACATCAACGTTTAAAAATGTAACTTATAAAAGCGCAGGGGGACCGAAAGTTGATATTCATTCAATGGATGGCTACTGA
- the LOC139532185 gene encoding integrin beta-6-like isoform X4, with amino-acid sequence MGIAVLLVLILRHWINNVEGTCSVGSAVTCDECLQLGPHCAWCTQENFTDSFLISERCDTPYLLQERGCPQDQVEFPVTNSEVLRDQPLGKKTGNTNITQISPQKMALKLRTGSEVTFQISVQQTEDYPVDIYYLMDLSASMIDDLEMIKDLGSTLSKEMAKLTSKFRLGFGSFVEKPVLPFIKITPGELDNPCRSVDESCLPTFGYKHVLPLTSSTEKFNNIITNQRVSANIDLPECGFDAIMQAAVCGDKIGWRNDSMRLLVFVSDADSHFGMDSKMSGIVVPNDGECHLDSNNEYSMAAHLEYPTLGQLMDKLVENNILLIFAVTENQKHNYENYANFIPGATVGVLESDSRNILELIVTAYKELRSEIELEVLGDTEDLQISFTAICQDGTVLPGQKRCSNVKAGDTVSFNVTVELSECLDGPQRFLIKPVGFQDPLEIDLESLCSCACHQTPEPNSSHCSLGRGSLECGSCLCDPGYMGSKCHGDCDCGECVCHSGWMGEYCNCSSSRDTCVSEDGVLCSGRGKCVCGKCVCSMPGASGETCERCPTCGDSCSSARTCVECHLQAEDEATEECVQRCSVPHVFVNNSTEYDESRSTLCTLKSENNCFISFSVVAGDIGSTVYNLKTYDCPEPPNIVMIVLGVSLSILTIGLILLGVWKLLISVHDRNEVAKFEAERAKAKWQSGTNPLFRSSTSTFKNVTYKSAGGPKVDIHSMDGY; translated from the exons ATGGGGATTGCTGTACTTCTGGTCCTGATTCTTCGGCATTGGATCAACAACGTGGAGG GAACATGTTCGGTTGGCAGTGCAGTGACTTGTGACGAGTGTCTCCAGCTTGGTCCCCACTGTGCATGGTGCACACAAGAG AATTTCACAGACTCGTTTTTAATCAGTGAGCGATGTGACACACCGTACCTCCTCCAAGAGAGAGGCTGTCCCCAGGACCAGGTAGAATTCCCAGTGACCAACTCAGAGGTCCTCCGGGACCAGCCTCTCGGGAAGAAGACAGGAAATACCAACATCACACAGATATCACCACAGAAGATGGCCCTCAAACTCAGAACTG gCAGTGAGGTGACCTTCCAGATCAGTGTGCAGCAGACAGAAGACTACCCTGTAGACATCTACTACCTGATGGACCTCTCAGCCTCCATGATTGACGACCTGGAGATGATTAAAGACTTGGGCTCCACCCTGTCCAAGGAGATGGCAAAGCTCACCAGTAAATTCAGACTTGGATTTGGGTCCTTCGTTGAGAAACCAGTCCTCCCGTTCATTAAGATCACTCCTGGAGAGCTGGATAACCCTTGTAG GAGTGTGGATGAGAGCTGTCTGCCAACGTTTGGATACAAGCACGTCCTACCCCTCACCAGCAGCACAGAGAAGTTCAACAATATCATCACCAACCAGCGTGTGTCTGCCAACATCGACCTGCCGGAGTGTGGCTTCGATGCCATTATGCAGGCTGCTGTCTGTGGG GACAAGATAGGCTGGAGGAACGACTCCATGCGTCTGCTGGTGTTTGTGAGCGACGCCGACTCTCACTTTGGGATGGACAGCAAGATGTCAGGCATCGTCGTCCCTAACGACGGAGAGTGCCATCTGGACAGCAACAATGAATACTCTATGGCTGCCCATCTG GAATACCCAACTCTGGGACAGCTGATGGATAAACTGGTGGAGAACAATATCCTGCTTATATTCGCTGTGACGGAAAATCAGAAACACAACTATGAG AACTATGCAAATTTCATACCTGGTGCCACGGTGGGGGTTCTGGAATCAGATTCAAGGAACATCCTGGAACTGATTGTGACGGCGTATAAA GAGCTGCGGTCTGAGATAGAGCTGGAGGTACTAGGAGACACGGAGGATCTACAGATCTCCTTCACAGCGATCTGTCAGGATGGCACGGTACTACCTGGACAGAAACGATGCTCCAACGTCAAAGCTGGAGACACG GTCTCCTTCAACGTGACTGTAGAACTCTCTGAGTGTCTCGACGGTCCCCAGCGTTTCCTCATCAAACCGGTGGGCTTTCAGGACCCCCTGGAGATAGACCTGGAGTCCCTGTGCTCCTGTGCCTGTCACCAGACCCCCGAGCCCAACAGCAGCCACTGCAGCCTGGGCCGGGGATCTCTAGAGTGTGGCTCCTGCCTGTGTGATCCAGGGTACATGGGTTCCAAGT gtcacgGGGACTGTGACTGCGGCGAGTGTGTGTGTCATAGCGGCTGGATGGGGGAGTACTGTaactgcagcagcagcagggaCACGTGTGTGTCGGAGGACGGAGTGCTGTGCAGCGGACGGGGGAAGTGTGTGTGCgggaagtgtgtgtgttccatgCCCGGagcctctggagagacctgtgaAAGGTGCCCTACCTGTGGAGACTCCTGTAGCTCTGCTAG gaCCTGTGTGGAGTGTCATCTACAAGCAGAAGACGAGGCCACAGAGGAGTGCGTCCAGAGGTGCAGCGTGCCTCACGTCTTTGTCAACAATTCCACAG AATACGACGAGAGCCGGTCCACGCTGTGTACCCTAAAGAGTGAGAACAACTGCTTCATCTCGTTCAGTGTGGTGGCTGGAGACATAGGGAGCACTGTGTACAATCTAAAGACGTACG acTGTCCTGAGCCCCCCAACATAGTTATGATAGTACTGGGggtctctctgtccatcctcACCATCGGCCTCATCCTGCTGGGGGTGTGGAAGCTGCTGATCTCAGTCCACGACCGCAATGAGGTCGCCAAGTTTGAGGCCGAGAGGGCAAAGGCTAAATGGCAGTCG GGTACAAACCCTCTGTTTAGAAGCTCGACATCAACGTTTAAAAATGTAACTTATAAAAGCGCAGGGGGACCGAAAGTTGATATTCATTCAATGGATGGCTACTGA
- the LOC139532185 gene encoding integrin beta-6-like isoform X2, with translation MGIAVLLVLILRHWINNVEGTCSVGSAVTCDECLQLGPHCAWCTQENFTDSFLISERCDTPYLLQERGCPQDQVEFPVTNSEVLRDQPLGKKTGNTNITQISPQKMALKLRTGSEVTFQISVQQTEDYPVDIYYLMDLSASMIDDLEMIKDLGSTLSKEMAKLTSKFRLGFGSFVEKPVLPFIKITPGELDNPCRSVDESCLPTFGYKHVLPLTSSTEKFNNIITNQRVSANIDLPECGFDAIMQAAVCGDKIGWRNDSMRLLVFVSDADSHFGMDSKMSGIVVPNDGECHLDSNNEYSMAAHLEYPTLGQLMDKLVENNILLIFAVTENQKHNYEELRSEIELEVLGDTEDLQISFTAICQDGTVLPGQKRCSNVKAGDTVSFNVTVELSECLDGPQRFLIKPVGFQDPLEIDLESLCSCACHQTPEPNSSHCSLGRGSLECGSCLCDPGYMGSKCECTEESAQSSNCKASGAAESCSGQGECYCGQCVCHPSSFGRVYGAYCECDDFSCVRFRGLLCGGHGDCDCGECVCHSGWMGEYCNCSSSRDTCVSEDGVLCSGRGKCVCGKCVCSMPGASGETCERCPTCGDSCSSARTCVECHLQAEDEATEECVQRCSVPHVFVNNSTEYDESRSTLCTLKSENNCFISFSVVAGDIGSTVYNLKTYDCPEPPNIVMIVLGVSLSILTIGLILLGVWKLLISVHDRNEVAKFEAERAKAKWQSGTNPLFRSSTSTFKNVTYKSAGGPKVDIHSMDGY, from the exons ATGGGGATTGCTGTACTTCTGGTCCTGATTCTTCGGCATTGGATCAACAACGTGGAGG GAACATGTTCGGTTGGCAGTGCAGTGACTTGTGACGAGTGTCTCCAGCTTGGTCCCCACTGTGCATGGTGCACACAAGAG AATTTCACAGACTCGTTTTTAATCAGTGAGCGATGTGACACACCGTACCTCCTCCAAGAGAGAGGCTGTCCCCAGGACCAGGTAGAATTCCCAGTGACCAACTCAGAGGTCCTCCGGGACCAGCCTCTCGGGAAGAAGACAGGAAATACCAACATCACACAGATATCACCACAGAAGATGGCCCTCAAACTCAGAACTG gCAGTGAGGTGACCTTCCAGATCAGTGTGCAGCAGACAGAAGACTACCCTGTAGACATCTACTACCTGATGGACCTCTCAGCCTCCATGATTGACGACCTGGAGATGATTAAAGACTTGGGCTCCACCCTGTCCAAGGAGATGGCAAAGCTCACCAGTAAATTCAGACTTGGATTTGGGTCCTTCGTTGAGAAACCAGTCCTCCCGTTCATTAAGATCACTCCTGGAGAGCTGGATAACCCTTGTAG GAGTGTGGATGAGAGCTGTCTGCCAACGTTTGGATACAAGCACGTCCTACCCCTCACCAGCAGCACAGAGAAGTTCAACAATATCATCACCAACCAGCGTGTGTCTGCCAACATCGACCTGCCGGAGTGTGGCTTCGATGCCATTATGCAGGCTGCTGTCTGTGGG GACAAGATAGGCTGGAGGAACGACTCCATGCGTCTGCTGGTGTTTGTGAGCGACGCCGACTCTCACTTTGGGATGGACAGCAAGATGTCAGGCATCGTCGTCCCTAACGACGGAGAGTGCCATCTGGACAGCAACAATGAATACTCTATGGCTGCCCATCTG GAATACCCAACTCTGGGACAGCTGATGGATAAACTGGTGGAGAACAATATCCTGCTTATATTCGCTGTGACGGAAAATCAGAAACACAACTATGAG GAGCTGCGGTCTGAGATAGAGCTGGAGGTACTAGGAGACACGGAGGATCTACAGATCTCCTTCACAGCGATCTGTCAGGATGGCACGGTACTACCTGGACAGAAACGATGCTCCAACGTCAAAGCTGGAGACACG GTCTCCTTCAACGTGACTGTAGAACTCTCTGAGTGTCTCGACGGTCCCCAGCGTTTCCTCATCAAACCGGTGGGCTTTCAGGACCCCCTGGAGATAGACCTGGAGTCCCTGTGCTCCTGTGCCTGTCACCAGACCCCCGAGCCCAACAGCAGCCACTGCAGCCTGGGCCGGGGATCTCTAGAGTGTGGCTCCTGCCTGTGTGATCCAGGGTACATGGGTTCCAAGTGTGAGTGTACGGAGGAGAGCGCCCAGAGCAGTAACTGCAAGGCCAGTGGCGCTGCGGAGTCCTGTAGCGGGCAAGGGGAGTGTTACTGcggccagtgtgtgtgtcacccgTCTAGTTTCGGACGCGTCTACGGGGCCTACTGCGAGTGTGACGACTTCTCGTGTGTGAGGTTCCGAGGGTTACTCTGTGGAG gtcacgGGGACTGTGACTGCGGCGAGTGTGTGTGTCATAGCGGCTGGATGGGGGAGTACTGTaactgcagcagcagcagggaCACGTGTGTGTCGGAGGACGGAGTGCTGTGCAGCGGACGGGGGAAGTGTGTGTGCgggaagtgtgtgtgttccatgCCCGGagcctctggagagacctgtgaAAGGTGCCCTACCTGTGGAGACTCCTGTAGCTCTGCTAG gaCCTGTGTGGAGTGTCATCTACAAGCAGAAGACGAGGCCACAGAGGAGTGCGTCCAGAGGTGCAGCGTGCCTCACGTCTTTGTCAACAATTCCACAG AATACGACGAGAGCCGGTCCACGCTGTGTACCCTAAAGAGTGAGAACAACTGCTTCATCTCGTTCAGTGTGGTGGCTGGAGACATAGGGAGCACTGTGTACAATCTAAAGACGTACG acTGTCCTGAGCCCCCCAACATAGTTATGATAGTACTGGGggtctctctgtccatcctcACCATCGGCCTCATCCTGCTGGGGGTGTGGAAGCTGCTGATCTCAGTCCACGACCGCAATGAGGTCGCCAAGTTTGAGGCCGAGAGGGCAAAGGCTAAATGGCAGTCG GGTACAAACCCTCTGTTTAGAAGCTCGACATCAACGTTTAAAAATGTAACTTATAAAAGCGCAGGGGGACCGAAAGTTGATATTCATTCAATGGATGGCTACTGA
- the LOC139532185 gene encoding integrin beta-6-like isoform X3, with the protein MVHTRDSFLISERCDTPYLLQERGCPQDQVEFPVTNSEVLRDQPLGKKTGNTNITQISPQKMALKLRTGSEVTFQISVQQTEDYPVDIYYLMDLSASMIDDLEMIKDLGSTLSKEMAKLTSKFRLGFGSFVEKPVLPFIKITPGELDNPCRSVDESCLPTFGYKHVLPLTSSTEKFNNIITNQRVSANIDLPECGFDAIMQAAVCGDKIGWRNDSMRLLVFVSDADSHFGMDSKMSGIVVPNDGECHLDSNNEYSMAAHLEYPTLGQLMDKLVENNILLIFAVTENQKHNYENYANFIPGATVGVLESDSRNILELIVTAYKELRSEIELEVLGDTEDLQISFTAICQDGTVLPGQKRCSNVKAGDTVSFNVTVELSECLDGPQRFLIKPVGFQDPLEIDLESLCSCACHQTPEPNSSHCSLGRGSLECGSCLCDPGYMGSKCECTEESAQSSNCKASGAAESCSGQGECYCGQCVCHPSSFGRVYGAYCECDDFSCVRFRGLLCGGHGDCDCGECVCHSGWMGEYCNCSSSRDTCVSEDGVLCSGRGKCVCGKCVCSMPGASGETCERCPTCGDSCSSARTCVECHLQAEDEATEECVQRCSVPHVFVNNSTEYDESRSTLCTLKSENNCFISFSVVAGDIGSTVYNLKTYDCPEPPNIVMIVLGVSLSILTIGLILLGVWKLLISVHDRNEVAKFEAERAKAKWQSGTNPLFRSSTSTFKNVTYKSAGGPKVDIHSMDGY; encoded by the exons ATGGTGCACACAAGAG ACTCGTTTTTAATCAGTGAGCGATGTGACACACCGTACCTCCTCCAAGAGAGAGGCTGTCCCCAGGACCAGGTAGAATTCCCAGTGACCAACTCAGAGGTCCTCCGGGACCAGCCTCTCGGGAAGAAGACAGGAAATACCAACATCACACAGATATCACCACAGAAGATGGCCCTCAAACTCAGAACTG gCAGTGAGGTGACCTTCCAGATCAGTGTGCAGCAGACAGAAGACTACCCTGTAGACATCTACTACCTGATGGACCTCTCAGCCTCCATGATTGACGACCTGGAGATGATTAAAGACTTGGGCTCCACCCTGTCCAAGGAGATGGCAAAGCTCACCAGTAAATTCAGACTTGGATTTGGGTCCTTCGTTGAGAAACCAGTCCTCCCGTTCATTAAGATCACTCCTGGAGAGCTGGATAACCCTTGTAG GAGTGTGGATGAGAGCTGTCTGCCAACGTTTGGATACAAGCACGTCCTACCCCTCACCAGCAGCACAGAGAAGTTCAACAATATCATCACCAACCAGCGTGTGTCTGCCAACATCGACCTGCCGGAGTGTGGCTTCGATGCCATTATGCAGGCTGCTGTCTGTGGG GACAAGATAGGCTGGAGGAACGACTCCATGCGTCTGCTGGTGTTTGTGAGCGACGCCGACTCTCACTTTGGGATGGACAGCAAGATGTCAGGCATCGTCGTCCCTAACGACGGAGAGTGCCATCTGGACAGCAACAATGAATACTCTATGGCTGCCCATCTG GAATACCCAACTCTGGGACAGCTGATGGATAAACTGGTGGAGAACAATATCCTGCTTATATTCGCTGTGACGGAAAATCAGAAACACAACTATGAG AACTATGCAAATTTCATACCTGGTGCCACGGTGGGGGTTCTGGAATCAGATTCAAGGAACATCCTGGAACTGATTGTGACGGCGTATAAA GAGCTGCGGTCTGAGATAGAGCTGGAGGTACTAGGAGACACGGAGGATCTACAGATCTCCTTCACAGCGATCTGTCAGGATGGCACGGTACTACCTGGACAGAAACGATGCTCCAACGTCAAAGCTGGAGACACG GTCTCCTTCAACGTGACTGTAGAACTCTCTGAGTGTCTCGACGGTCCCCAGCGTTTCCTCATCAAACCGGTGGGCTTTCAGGACCCCCTGGAGATAGACCTGGAGTCCCTGTGCTCCTGTGCCTGTCACCAGACCCCCGAGCCCAACAGCAGCCACTGCAGCCTGGGCCGGGGATCTCTAGAGTGTGGCTCCTGCCTGTGTGATCCAGGGTACATGGGTTCCAAGTGTGAGTGTACGGAGGAGAGCGCCCAGAGCAGTAACTGCAAGGCCAGTGGCGCTGCGGAGTCCTGTAGCGGGCAAGGGGAGTGTTACTGcggccagtgtgtgtgtcacccgTCTAGTTTCGGACGCGTCTACGGGGCCTACTGCGAGTGTGACGACTTCTCGTGTGTGAGGTTCCGAGGGTTACTCTGTGGAG gtcacgGGGACTGTGACTGCGGCGAGTGTGTGTGTCATAGCGGCTGGATGGGGGAGTACTGTaactgcagcagcagcagggaCACGTGTGTGTCGGAGGACGGAGTGCTGTGCAGCGGACGGGGGAAGTGTGTGTGCgggaagtgtgtgtgttccatgCCCGGagcctctggagagacctgtgaAAGGTGCCCTACCTGTGGAGACTCCTGTAGCTCTGCTAG gaCCTGTGTGGAGTGTCATCTACAAGCAGAAGACGAGGCCACAGAGGAGTGCGTCCAGAGGTGCAGCGTGCCTCACGTCTTTGTCAACAATTCCACAG AATACGACGAGAGCCGGTCCACGCTGTGTACCCTAAAGAGTGAGAACAACTGCTTCATCTCGTTCAGTGTGGTGGCTGGAGACATAGGGAGCACTGTGTACAATCTAAAGACGTACG acTGTCCTGAGCCCCCCAACATAGTTATGATAGTACTGGGggtctctctgtccatcctcACCATCGGCCTCATCCTGCTGGGGGTGTGGAAGCTGCTGATCTCAGTCCACGACCGCAATGAGGTCGCCAAGTTTGAGGCCGAGAGGGCAAAGGCTAAATGGCAGTCG GGTACAAACCCTCTGTTTAGAAGCTCGACATCAACGTTTAAAAATGTAACTTATAAAAGCGCAGGGGGACCGAAAGTTGATATTCATTCAATGGATGGCTACTGA